From Aricia agestis chromosome 1, ilAriAges1.1, whole genome shotgun sequence:
atttgaaattttttatatttgaaaaaaaacgacatctataaaagtgacttgtaattgcatcagctgtctacaaaaaaaaaaatcagcctgATCCGTTGACCTTCGATCCAAAAATTCTTAATGTcccatttattttactttgggaCCAGTGTGTGgcggcccaaacgcgtgggcgttaatcgaacgcgtctgataaaatataacgagtgtcgaatgatttgttccacaaaaatgcttgtattttcagatagtggAAAGAAAAGAAGTAGGTGGTAGCGTAATGCCATAACACGcgaatacattaatttaaataaaacagttCAACCATTTGTAccgctaatttttgcatagctaatcatcgtcgagtagccattcacgaaaatcaccttgccatacttttccgacagttcccaatgACCACCATAACACTGCaaatcttagtaaacgccaaacgcgttcacgatcgaatgtgaAACAAAAACTCACACTCGGACCTCAGACTCAAAATTTGTTAGGAAACTAAGTTTTAATATGACTCCTCTCTTTTTCAGAAATGCAACATAGATGGATGTCAATTTATAGCACATCCAAATATCATCACAAAACATATCCAAATGCAGCATGCTACTGGGTTATATAAAAGAATAGCTAAGTTAAATGATcctgaagaaataaaaaaatggagagaagaaagaaaaaagaaatatcccacaaaacaaaatatagaaAAGAAAGCAGCCCAAATCAAAGAGAAAGTAGCAAGAGGGGAAAAAATGGGAATGTTTGATTCAAGAAAAAATAGAAGGCCATTTggtaaattatgaatttttgctttattaatattatatacgtttTTAGAAAGGAATAGTAGCTGCAATAACATATGTATAAGGGCCAtcgctaaaactcgcgcgggcgcacgctcacgtgtatattaaaaatgaaaaattcataGTTCCATACTATTCGTACTAacattattactgtctgtctgtctggtaaacttttatgattttcgcttaaaccattcaatctattttgatgaaataggcgaaatactttatatggcaaaacaatgtttgccgggacagcaagactgttatataatataattgtgtgACATTTCTATATCTTAGTATAAACTCAGGGGGTTTATTTTTCCAGGCTCATTtcccaataaaaaaaatactacacaTAGAAGTTACGACAGCAAAAATATGAATGACAGAAACAGAAATAAGTTAGGATTTAGACCAGAGAAgtcttgtaatattattttacctacAGCAGAGGAATCTAGGACACTAAAACCATTTGGTGGTTTACAAGATTTAATGATGGATGAGAGTGATGATGAACACAATAAAGAGGAAATAAATAGTAATGATTTAATAGAAGAAGATGAATATGTTTCTGAAACACCTATAGAAGATGAAAGACTACCAGACAATTCAGAAACAAAAGTTTGTGGAGCTTTAACTTCCTTAATATGTAACTATGGTTCATCCGATGAAGAAAATTCTGACACGGAGCAAAAGGAGACAATGTcaagtaaagaaaaaaaattagaaccAAAAACCAAGAAGAGTGAAGTAAAAGACATACAATTATTGAATAGTGAAAAACCTAATGGTCTGAATTTAGGAGAACCTAAAGCGCAAAATCTTGTTGAAGAAGACAAAGCACATGAAATGGATGATGATAGTGGACCAGAagaaacaaaaatagtaaaaatagacAACAACGAGCCTCAAAATAATGGCAATGAAATAGGTAACTcgataactaaaaaaaataaaaacaaattattagtAAATATGAAGAATAAACCAAATTTTCGTCATGATACGTTCAGACGTAAATTGCCATCCACACTCCTTGAAAAGTTGTTATTTAAAGAAATTCAGAAAGAACGTAATATAGTCCTACAATGCATAAGGCatattgtacaaaataatttttttaagtcaagttagaattttattatattagtaagatcaaagtttttatttcatttcagacatattattattatctatattctatactaatattataaatgcgaaagtatatctgtctgctTTCACGCCTAAAGTACTGAAcctattgtaatgaaattttgtacacagatagtctaaggcctgagaaaggacataggctactttttaactgtaAAAATGGGTTGTAAgtgggtgtttatgcgtaaagttcaaatttagttagttccaaaaatttataacagatggcgctaaatgtcatttttaggtttccgtacccaaagggtgaaaacgggaccctattcgtgagacttcgatgtctgtctgtctgtccgtttgtctgtatctgtatgtctccaggctgtaactcaagaaccgctatagctagactactgaaattttcacagattgtgtatatctgttgccgccatagacttttttatatattgtcGTATAGACCatctgacaacccgaaaatgcgtaaCGATTTTCAATCTGTCAATGtttgcgtgtgctagtgatgtatctTTTACTATCGATATCGGACtatccgttcgagttattttacctgagtttctatgagaaataaataatatgcaacgttgacagattttttatttcaaattagttatcttatattttatttggcagaacaaaggtgacgattgaaatgTAGATACACATTTTGGTTTGGGGTGATTTttggatatgttatgacataaGGTTCTTATaagggtaaataatataaatgtcgcagccgactggtttaaatagccgcttaatcaaacagctagccctttgactgaacaacgccattcaatcacacggctatacgtcgtttagccgacttgttgactacaacgtttaACACtgcagctagacgacgcttagccaactggtttagtggcaaattaactagggcgagaGTTGCGGTGGGTGTGTCGTGCCCGTGGCTTCGTCTTGGGTGGCGAGAGGAGCGTCgaagagttttagtgggtagggtcgCGGCACATACCATCTTCGCCGCGACGAGCCTCACATATCCGCAGCGGGAGGGAGCGGGAAAaagggcgaccattagcttaatatgtaatttgggagaatagtaaaaatttttgtattttatttaaagattattctcggattaagtttaaggggtgaccaaaagtttaatgcaataagtaaaaataaaaaaatctgagacgtgttttgtgacggtcgccgactgctgccgcagcacagtcacagtaattctaacctaacctaacttttgtactttctggattgtgtttgtttttgttttggcggccCCCCTTCCATTTGGCGACGGTcaccggctgctgccgcagcacgctcgctgcgctcgctcagCTCCCTCtttgttgtggtctaagttctaacctaaccaacttgtGGAcattctggattgtgtttgtttttgttttgacgtggggctgtgccccccgaacccccctttcggggaggctgcgtccatccatttcataatcccaaaatttctcctcgaatatttgttgaaattttgattcactcgtatgtgccgcCAGAATTTTTGTCtctaacacttgtaacttttattaactactttctttccgaaaaacaaccacaaacacctgctagttgacgccatattgtaaataaaacgcacctagcgccgcagcggtgcgcgctgaactacttcaattagacggcggcttttgaatcagctgtagtgttgaacgttttgagcgactaaaatattcaatataaaagctagaagTGTGATttaatggcgttgttcagtcaaagggctagctgtttgattgaacggctatttaaaccagtcggctgcgacataaacattataatgttactaatttattactcaggtaaaagcTATCTGacaaatcagcccttacattaaTAGAAATGCAAATATAATGTCGAAAGTAAaaaacacacatagtatattatttattcttaatttaaatacatatttaaataagggtagtatttaatcgagtgactgtaaattacagttttaagtgtcaaaattactaaatttgggttaagtatataattactaTTTGTGCGACTGACTATGAGTGACGAAttcttt
This genomic window contains:
- the LOC121732338 gene encoding nuclear fragile X mental retardation-interacting protein 1, yielding MTTIFSYNNGHGSYPLNHGGAYNGSFTTQADYFNNSGNYWCETCDKGFQTAHQLEKHKSAHQKCNIDGCQFIAHPNIITKHIQMQHATGLYKRIAKLNDPEEIKKWREERKKKYPTKQNIEKKAAQIKEKVARGEKMGMFDSRKNRRPFGSFPNKKNTTHRSYDSKNMNDRNRNKLGFRPEKSCNIILPTAEESRTLKPFGGLQDLMMDESDDEHNKEEINSNDLIEEDEYVSETPIEDERLPDNSETKVCGALTSLICNYGSSDEENSDTEQKETMSSKEKKLEPKTKKSEVKDIQLLNSEKPNGLNLGEPKAQNLVEEDKAHEMDDDSGPEETKIVKIDNNEPQNNGNEIGNSITKKNKNKLLVNMKNKPNFRHDTFRRKLPSTLLEKLLFKEIQKERNIVLQCIRHIVQNNFFKSS